Proteins encoded in a region of the Rutidosis leptorrhynchoides isolate AG116_Rl617_1_P2 chromosome 9, CSIRO_AGI_Rlap_v1, whole genome shotgun sequence genome:
- the LOC139869437 gene encoding probable methyltransferase PMT2: MATKGNPGDNRTRRSFSIFIVIGLCSFFYLLGAWQKSGFGKGDSIAQEVTKSADCSVLSNLNVETRHGDEMKKIKVFKPCEDKFVDYTPCHDQMRAMTFPREDMNYRERHCPSENEKLHCLIPAPKGYVTPFLWPKSRDFVPFANAPYKSLTVEKAIQNWIQYEGDVFRFPGGGTQFPHGADAYIDQLASVIPIANGVVRTALDTGCGVASWGAYLFKRNVIAMSFAPRDSHEAQVQFALERGVPAIIGVLGTIKLPYPSRSFDMAHCSRCLIPWGGNSRKYMMEVDRVLRPGGYWVLSGPPISWKINFRSWKRPREDLEKEQKNIEDTAKLLCWEKKYEKGETAIWRKRVNKSYCQERNSRVTMCQSANPDDVWYKEMEECVTAYPETNDTDDVSGGELKPFPERLNDVPPRITSGSVPGVSVEKFQEDNKLWQKHLKAYKRVNKIIDSGRYRNIMDMNTGLGSFAAAIESPKSWVMNVMPTVAQKDTLGVVFERGLIGIYHDWCEAFSTYPRTYDLIHANGLFNLYKNKCSYEDILLEMDRILRPEGTVIIRDSEKEVLKVKNIVSGMRWNTKVVDHEDGPLVSEKILFAVKQYWVVGENNSTFSR, translated from the exons ATGGCAACTAAAGGGAATCCAGGAGATAATAGAACCAGGAGATCTTTTTCAATATTTATAGTCATTGGTTTATGTAGTTTCTTTTATTTACTCGGTGCATGGCAAAAGAGCGGGTTTGGAAAAGGAGACAGTATAGCTCAAGAGGTAACAAAGAGTGCCGATTGTAGCGTTCTTTCAAATCTAAACGTCGAGACCCGCCATGGTGATGAAATGAAAAAGATTAAAGTTTTTAAACCTTGTGAAGATAAATTTGTTGATTATACGCCGTGTCATGATCAAATGCGTGCAATGACATTTCCTAGAGAAGACATGAATTATAGGGAAAGACATTGTCCTAGTGAAAACGAGAAGTTGCATTGTCTTATACCTGCACCGAAAGGGTACGTGACCCCGTTTCTGTGGCCTAAAAGTCGGGATTTTGTACCGTTTGCTAATGCACCGTATAAGAGTTTGACGGTTGAAAAGGCGATTCAGAATTGGATACAATATGAAGGCGATGTTTTTCGGTTTCCTGGTGGTGGTACACAGTTTCCTCATGGTGCTGATGCGTATATTGATCAATTGGCTTCTGTTATCCCTATAGCCAATGGCGTGGTTAGAACTGCATTAGACACCGGCTGTGGT GTTGCAAGTTGGGGAGCGTATTTATTCAAAAGAAATGTGATAGCGATGTCGTTTGCACCACGAGACTCGCATGAAGCACAAGTTCAGTTTGCTCTTGAAAGAGGTGTTCCTGCAATCATCGGTGTTCTTGGAACTATTAAGCTTCCGTATCCGTCGAGATCCTTTGACATGGCTCATTGTTCGCGGTGCTTGATTCCATGGGGCGGAAATA GTAGAAAGTACATGATGGAAGTTGATCGAGTCTTACGCCCCGGTGGCTATTGGGTTCTTTCCGGTCCACCGATAAGTTGGAAAATCAACTTTAGATCATGGAAGCGTCCTAGAGAAGATCTTGAAAAAGAACAAAAAAATATTGAGGATACGGCTAAACTTCTTTGTTGGGAGAAGAAGTATGAAAAAGGCGAAACTGCAATTTGGAGGAAAAGAGTCAATAAATCATATTGTCAAGAACGAAACTCTCGTGTTACCATGTGTCAATCCGCTAATCCAGATGATGTCTG GTACAAGGAGATGGAGGAGTGTGTAACTGCTTATCCCGAGACAAACGATACAGACGATGTTTCGGGTGGTGAATTGAAACCGTTTCCCGAGAGGCTTAATGATGTTCCTCCACGAATAACTAGCGGTTCGGTTCCTGGAGTTTCTGTTGAGAAATTTCAAGAGGACAACAAATTGTGGCAGAAGCATTTGAAAGCTTACAAGAGGGTGAATAAGATTATTGATTCGGGACGGTATCGTAATATTATGGATATGAATACGGGTCTTGGTAGTTTTGCTGCTGCAATTGAGTCTCCTAAGTCATGGGTTATGAACGTGATGCCAACGGTTGCTCAGAAAGACACTCTCGGTGTGGTTTTTGAGCGAGGTCTTATCGGCATTTACCATGACTG GTGTGAAGCGTTTTCAACTTACCCAAGGACGTACGACCTAATTCATGCGAATGGTCTTTTCAACTTGTACAAAAACAA GTGTAGTTACGAGGACATTCTTCTAGAAATGGACAGAATTTTACGGCCTGAAGGTACTGTAATAATACGTGACAGCGAAAAAGAAGTGTTAAAGGTGAAAAATATAGTTTCTGGGATGAGATGGAACACAAAAGTGGTGGATCATGAAGATGGGCCTCTTGTTTCAGAGAAGATACTGTTTGCTGTTAAACAGTATTGGGTTGTAGGTGAAAACAACTCAACATTTTCCAGATGA
- the LOC139866944 gene encoding HVA22-like protein a yields the protein MGSGSGSGAGNLLKLIAQNFDILAGPVVSLAYPLYASIRAIETKSPIDDQQWLTYWVLYSMITLFELTFAKLIEWIPFWSYAKLLVTCWLVIPYFSGAAYVYEQYVRPFYTGKQTINIWYVPRKKDVFSKPDDILIAAEKYIQEHGPDAFQEIIHRSDRDIRYRGSSSSIFSEDDYRY from the exons ATGGGATCTGGATCTGGATCTGGAGCTGGAAATTTACTCAAACTCATTGCACAAAATTTCGACATTCTTGCCGG CCCAGTGGTTAGCTTAGCTTATCCTCt ATATGCGTCGATCAGGGCGATTGAGACTAAATCTCCAATTGATGATCAACAATGGCTTACTTATTGGGTTTTGTATTCTATGATTACTCTATTTGAGCTGACCTTTGCTAAGCTCATTGAatg GATTCCGTTCTGGTCATATGCGAAGCTGCTCGTAACCTGCTGGTTGGTTATACCGTATTTTAGTGGTGCTGCGTATGTTTACGAGCAATACGTTAGACCATTTTACACTGGAAAACAGACTATTAACATTTGGTATGTCCCTAGAAAGAAAGACGTATTCAGTAAACCAGATGACATCTTAATTGCTGCCGAGAAATATATTCAGGAACATGGACCAGATGCTTTTCAAGAAATCATTCATCGT TCTGATAGGGATATCAGGTACAGAGGTAGCAGCAGCAGCATCTTCTCCGAAGATGACTACAGATATTGA